In Callospermophilus lateralis isolate mCalLat2 chromosome 15, mCalLat2.hap1, whole genome shotgun sequence, the genomic stretch AGTGTTTCTCAAAGGCCATTAAAAACACCCTCATCAAAATAAactattcatttgaaaaaaatgagATCCAACTTAAGAATCAATCCCCAAAAGGCTCAAGAACCTGCATTTCTGCAttgtgaattttatttaaaatttcgaTATATACATTAGCTGTACAAATTTATGAGGTAAGCAATCTACTCTGCTCTGTACCCCTCCCCCATTGGGTACTGAAGATTGACCCAGGGGCTTACATATGTCAAGTTAAGGTATACTCctagctttttttattttgagacagggtcttactaaattgcccagactggtctcaaagttgtgatcctcctgcctcagtctcctgagtaacaGGCAGATACCACAgcacccaattttttttttttctttttttggtgtgtgtgtgtgtgtgtgtgtagttctaGGGATCaagtgctccaccattgagctacaccacaCCGAAACCTGTACTTTTTAACAAGACACAATCTCTTGCATCCTTCTCCTTGTTCATCAACCAAGTAAGGACTTGCGTCTATGTTACACACCTGGGCTCCATATCACTTCATCTGATGAGTGCTTCAGCAAAATCGTAAGAATTGGCACATATGAAAGATATTTCAGTATCACCCTAAGATGATACTAAACAATTCATGCAATAAAATCATGTTGAGCACCACATACcaaaataaaggtttttcttGAACTGATATGCTCATATAATTACATGAAAGCTATAGACCAACCCAACCTTAACCCTTGTCTTTAAATATTGTTATAAATACTCTCAAATCCTATTTGTAGGAAATTAAGATACAAACCATCAATAGCATTTAAACTCTTACCCTCCTTTTCCTTgcattcattttttgttttgactCTTTAACAAAGGCATTATAGGATGGGACCTCTTTGGCGTCAATAGCTTGCTGAATGATGTTCCTTATCCTGGGTTCCTCTGTGTACTGCACACAAAGCACAGACTCCATGATCTGATCCATGTCACCCTTGAAGTCCAGATAGGCCTGCTTAATATCAGCCAGTTCTTCTTCGGAACCTTTGTAGGTTTTTTCAAAAGCCTGAATGTCCTCTAGAGATATCTGATGATAAAGGAGATGGCTGTAATATCAAGaatcttattttaaataaaaggtataCTAGTAAAACTGAAGATTTAAGTGCTTCTTCGCAAACACAACAGTGTTTTGAGTCAAAATTGTGGCAAGTAACCAAATTTCCCATGCCTAAGATTTTTTCCAGAGTTCTCCCTAGTCCATCAGTCACAACTGCTAAACTAGGAACCAGTGAAAAGAAATTTAAGTGAAGTTTCCAAAAAGATGGGAAGAAAACCATATAAACATATACACAACTGAATACGTAAGATACATCCTGAACACACACTCCAGTCTTCGCCACACAATCACATTGTATCAGCATGAAATGAAAGGCCTGTTTACTTAAGTGTGTGTTGTGTTaaatgcctcagtttcttcaaaaTTAACACAAAATTAAAGGCCTCCCATGGCATTTAATGAACGTTTATTTATTAAGTGATGGGAATAATCaaagaaatcttcaaagcccaccTACCTTTTTAAAGAGTAACCTCCAGTAGGCCTCCCAGTCGCGGTCTTGGTTGAGCATCGTAGAGTCCTCATCCACTGTTCCCTGCTCATCATACACTGTTCTCTGCTCTTTGTCACTTAGAACCGCATAAACTCTCCCAAGGATCTGAGAGAAAAGAGCATCCAAAACTCACCCGTGCCCTTACCCACACCGCGAAAAATAAAGGTAGAAAACGCCAGGTGAAGATCACGCACCTCCCCTAGGCGGTTCGCAGTGGTTGGAAGCCCAAAAGACTGAATCCCAGCGTAGTCACACGTACCTGGAACCGGAGGGTAGCGTCTTTCTTGTCTCCCTCGTCCACCCGGTCAGGGTGAACCTGCAGGGACACTTTGTGGTAGCCGCGTCGAACCTCGCCGTCTGAGGCCTCGCGCCGCACGCCCAGCACCCGGTAAAGGTCGGTGGTACCGAACACCTGCTCGCATTGCGCCAACAGCCCCATGCTGAGAAGCGGAAGGGCTCCGCGAAAGAAGCAAGTTTCCGCGGCACCTGACTTAGTTTGCCTGGCTTCCTTTTCCCGCTCAAAAAGCCCAGGGCGCCTGCGTCACAAAACACGCGGAAGGGGCGGGGCCGCGCCGAGTAGACTCACTTTACGGCCGCTGCAAAGAGGGCGTGGCCAAGTTTTCCCCGGCCTTGGAAAAACCAGACCCGGAAGTGCAACCGGAGCCTGGGTTTTCTAGAGCGAGAGTCCTAACCGTCACGGGTCCGCCACATCCTCTAGAGCCGGCCCTCCTCTTGCTGTGGAACTTTTATCTCCTATGTTGCTCCCAGTGTTCCAGCAGGCACTTCTTCACTGATAAGAATATCCGTGTATTAGGTTGTATTTACaagtcaaagttttttttttaaatggtaactGGTCAGTATCAGATTCAGTAATTTCACATGGCTCAACCTGTTAAGTAAATTTGTATTTTCCCAAATAATTCAGTAAAGTAGTGTCAGGGTActttctttcaagccctgcagcaAAAGACTATttgaataaaaacacaaaataccaGTCTTAGTATTTTAAAAAACGAAACTCTTTATCTGACAGTACTCATGTCAACCCCAATCATCTTACTGTTCCAGAGTTACATTATACACTGGAGGAGGTAAGATGACCCAACCTCTCATTTTAGTAAAGACCGAAGCTGCTGAAGCAGAAACTATTTTAATGCTTAGTAAAGTTCACAGCGGAATTTGAGCATATTGGATTTGAGGGGACAGCAGAGTGGCTGGGGCTATCGTCCAATACATGTGTGAAATATAGGCTTGGAGATCCAAAGCAAGACTAAGGCTGGAGAAAATTTTGGAAATCAAGATAAGCCCACACAAGAAATATGTGTATACAGATCTTAGTCCAGACAAAGGATAAACCAGAATGGAAAGTGAGTTGAAAGAAACTCAGTGGAGCTCAAAATAATAACCCATTTCACATCAGTTCTCCTCACAATCAGGAATTTCCAGAATCCCATAATCCTCTGCCAGAAGTTCCTGCAAAGCCTCAAACTTTCCAAGGCACGTTGATCTTTCAAACATCCAGAGTTGCCAGGGTTTTCAAAAGCATTTCTCAGATCCCAGGTCAAATCTACATAAAGTCCATTGCCTGTCTG encodes the following:
- the Dnajc9 gene encoding dnaJ homolog subfamily C member 9 translates to MGLLAQCEQVFGTTDLYRVLGVRREASDGEVRRGYHKVSLQVHPDRVDEGDKKDATLRFQILGRVYAVLSDKEQRTVYDEQGTVDEDSTMLNQDRDWEAYWRLLFKKISLEDIQAFEKTYKGSEEELADIKQAYLDFKGDMDQIMESVLCVQYTEEPRIRNIIQQAIDAKEVPSYNAFVKESKQKMNARKRRAQEEAKEAEMSRKELGLDEGVDNLKALIQSRQKDRQKEMDNFLAQMEAKYCKPSKGGGKRSALKKEKK